The proteins below are encoded in one region of Saccopteryx leptura isolate mSacLep1 chromosome 1, mSacLep1_pri_phased_curated, whole genome shotgun sequence:
- the DNAL4 gene encoding dynein axonemal light chain 4 isoform X2 codes for MGEAEGKKDEADYKRLQTFPLVRHSDMPEEMRVETMELCVTACEKFSNNNESAAKMIKETMDKKFGSSWHVVIGEGFGFEITHEVKNLLYLYFGGTLAVCVWKCS; via the exons ATGGGAGAagcagaagggaagaaagatgagGCTGATTATAAAAGACTGCAGACCTTCCCTCTGGTCAGG CACTCGGACATGCCAGAGGAGATGCgagtggagaccatggagctatgTGTCACGGCCTGTGAGAAATTCTCCAACAACAACGAG AGTGCCGCCAAGATGATCAAAGAGACGATGGACAAGAAGTTCGGCTCCTCCTGGCACGTGGTGATTGGCGAGGGCTTCGGGTTTGAGATCACACACGAGGTGAAGAACCTCCTGTACCTGTACTTCGGGGGGACCCTGGCCGTGTGTGTCTGGAAGTGCTCCTGA
- the DNAL4 gene encoding dynein axonemal light chain 4 isoform X1: MGEAEGKKDEADYKRLQTFPLVRHSDMPEEMRVETMELCVTACEKFSNNNESAAKMIKETMDKKFGSSWHVVIGEGFGFEITHELHSPGFFGLRTKQPSPTPSCLPTPRLREPFPLPPPRSW, encoded by the exons ATGGGAGAagcagaagggaagaaagatgagGCTGATTATAAAAGACTGCAGACCTTCCCTCTGGTCAGG CACTCGGACATGCCAGAGGAGATGCgagtggagaccatggagctatgTGTCACGGCCTGTGAGAAATTCTCCAACAACAACGAG AGTGCCGCCAAGATGATCAAAGAGACGATGGACAAGAAGTTCGGCTCCTCCTGGCACGTGGTGATTGGCGAGGGCTTCGGGTTTGAGATCACACACGAG CTCCACAGCCCCGGCTTCTTCGGCCTGAGGACCAAGcagccttcccccaccccctcctgcctccccaccccaagGCTTCGTGAACCTTTTCCACTGCCTCCCCCGCGAAGTTGGTGA